The following are encoded together in the Xiphophorus hellerii strain 12219 chromosome 3, Xiphophorus_hellerii-4.1, whole genome shotgun sequence genome:
- the megf8 gene encoding multiple epidermal growth factor-like domains protein 8 isoform X1 produces the protein MQPKRRELAVPEMASPLPVSVVILVVLLSAESPVCQAGDCKGHRQVLRGLPGFVTDGPGNYSVNGNCEWLIKAPSNGHRIVLNFTFMDTECTYDYLFVYDGDSYQSPLLASLSGNSLPEPIEAKSGKMLIHLFSDANYNLLGFNATYTFSVCPGACGGHGRCDSSTSKCHCHQGWGGASCTAPLCSQACSLNGQCDKKGERCQCNPGFLGHSCQLGLRDDKGPGQWWRVSEGNPNAPPRTGSAGAYLSSTGAMYLFGGFDLNRALGDLIKYNFTSNQWESRSYGHSPVARHSHTAVQYMGNMVVFGGELANGSLASDVWMYRPVQDDWQQLGFSHSRGAPKLANHAAAVVDTYLYIFGGRTEEDMFSSTLYRFGLHGSGRWETVQPTGGKPPASAGHSMVFHSPSRTLLVYGGHRPTTARFSVRVNNTDVFHVDRRFWTSFRSRFPTTGPRERAFHTATVIGNYMVVYGGNVHIHYQEEKCYDEEIFFYHLGCHQWVSSGERWSSNGEAVRGRYSHVAAVMEGRVLLVAGGYSGVARGDLVAYKVPLFVSSDQGDRDAVCAEALDESMCLKNPECSWCEGRCREYQPTNPCGSTGCLGLARFLSDCQSCLVFSGTPASLARAPGEFGWCVQNESCLPVSERSACRVDQISGAYGWWGERTRFLTSLHSCRTENYVPGLHLLTFQHPRNDSQPDKVSILRSTNIILSPTTEMDVALQFKGFIHPLWGGPPPAPPPTETVFIWARIQRLHFEARVASGPNSTQMEVVGRWAAQQEKELKLLVRPDGGRLFSNLTRGNHYLVQAEGYLNNSGSGQTSEMALIWNRTLPGGSEISFLFLEPYRSGSCVGYMSCLACLSDQSCGWCPSLSRCLLRDGPDPEYCPETEMVEGKGDGQRHLLLAPQHCTLCEDYRDCSACTQDPYCEWQINSSKKGDFQCSRRGRLEGSIRDSNGCPKVCNQRNTCSECLSNSSQCAWCESAQACFYFAAYLTKYPYGECRDWYDSVHSVPQCKQCSALNTCTECLKTFQCGWCGDYNNPTIGKCLRGDWAGMDDPSVYNCSVAVAEARAANPEPQTSAPPRPLEMEMEMEILDDEEKDAVWSYPTCPDVEECRLGLHNCHPFATCINTPTSYECHCERGYTGDGTLHCNQTCYNECREGQCSGSPRFECECSLGWTSDPATLVLSGVECDVDCGCNFHSTCITAPGICDECQDWTTGPHCEHCRPGSFGSALAGGGGCVPCECNGHGDPLQGYCHNLTGQCYCTHNTQGPHCESCLPGYYGDPRNNGTCYRQCQGRSVLLSSTSSSTIPLSSSLGWRSGTEGKGGLSHCLWVLSVTEKLGPCKPKQLCPPVALTLHPDSHTYCKNSYVYVFDGLPRFLPNGVVRSDHNLIGAFCGTTRTQPITVEATSGVISVYFEANVSSNKPQGFNASFWVRRCQQSSDEDEEGSAVCAGGAQCQGGLCQCPQGYGGPYCDRPMCPQDCGATEERGVCNISLGVCVCSESWAGSDCSVLRDPNSLIWETLLDTQLTMKQAHRFLHRMGHSLVAGPQGNLWMYGGLSLSDGILGNVYRYSLLEHRWTQMLTSSVDESATPSARYHHAAALLNTYDLDSGSHEGGHSLMLVVGGVTQSGVAMDTWSLNLSSLVWREHKSSVLPPVAGHTLTVRWESSVLLIGGYSPENGFNHHLLEFNPDSGNWTIVPHTGTPPTGLYGHSAVYHEQTDAIYVFGGYRFHVETVEPSGELYSLYYPNLTWSLLVPSQGKKPLSRFFHAAALIKDTMVIVGGRTEAEDYSNSVSLYQINCNTWIHPVSAVGDPVNRSVSLAMTTWGGRLFLSGGFNGVTLGRLLTLTVPSDPCALLPTPEACNTTTGSCVWCRGTCTSSDAAERIGCLLGHSTCSPTPRQPDQCRRLKTCSECLARHPKTFSSPPQSALQCKWCTNCPEGACISSSVSCTSEHDCRINQREIFLSSNCTETSCEASDCPKCTASGKCMWTRQFKRTGETRRILSVNPTYDWTCFSYALLNVSPMQVESSPPLPCPPPCHTLHNCSLCLGSRGSDGGWQHCVWSMALQQCMSPSFVPLRCEAGQCGRLLSGGDSCSPKCSQLTQCSQCIARPQCGWCASGGGNGAGRCLQGGVDGVSEGFCPVRNSTWSFLHCPEEDECANGHHHCNSTQDCHDLPEGYHCTCKQGYILNGVSGQCEPVCAQGCVNGTCVSPGICQCHFGFVGDNCSSECKCNKHSNCTSVDKPDVCLECHNNTQGIHCEKCKPLFVGSAVDGGSCRPCRDFCRGNGMVCLSRDEYNKAIENPHHFPVDAIEKWVTEGPTENTAVCVNCQNNSVGDKCEGCRRGYFLLNGKCEKCQCNGHADTCEPDGSGCPCQNNTETSSCLSSPQNDRKDCYRQQCAKCKDSFNGNPVNGRQCYRQFNVDSEFCFDPTSQTNCFHDPTIRNLPKDRTVFFAAQPKFTNVDIRVTIDVTFGEVEVYVSNSHDTFIVDVDRYTGIHTIKIEDESASRGTAAGADKDSPPSPIKVFANASSNLGGPVLSHNPLQLQAKPPGVEREIREERAEGLISYITVWKPQTVLIVRGVRDRVVITFPHEVHSLKSSRFYIALRGVGTDDRQGESQGLLFVRQDQAHIDLFVFFSVFFSCFFLFLSVCVLLWKVKQFLDFRREQRRHIQEMTKMASRPFAKLTIYLEPEEPQLIYLPTAGGGVGGSTVSIAHARTGKLSGVVVGQRGRAGPVYKHDPGSGPTAHHHHHHHHLTLSGGGNSGQHLPLHYLNTHHYASTTAGTQSSHHHHPSTYSGYQQFCRSDPFLSQLMGFSYSSFKVGPITLEPTEDGMAGVATVLFQLPGGVLAPNRACLGSALVTLRQNLQEYCGHGSGGGHPGAGAGRKGLHQHLTTMAM, from the exons ATGCAACCAAAGAGACGGGAATTG GCAGTGCCAGAGATGGCCTCCCCTCTCCCTGTCTCCGTTGTCATTCTGGTGGTCCTCCTGTCAGCTGAGTCACCTGTGTGCCAGGCAGGGGACTGCAAGGGCCACAGGCAGGTGCTGAGGGGGCTTCCCGGTTTTGTGACTGATGGACCCGGAAACTACTCTGTTAATGGGAACTGCGAGTGGCTTATCAAAG CTCCCAGCAACGGTCATCGAATTGTGTTAAATTTCACCTTTATGGACACAGAATGTACCTACGACTATCTGTTTGTGTATGATGGCGACTCCTACCAAAGCCCACTTCTTGCCAGTCTGAGTGGAAACTCTTTGCCTGAACCCATTGAGGCCAAGTCTGGCAAG atgCTTATTCACCTCTTCAGTGATGCTAATTACAACCTCTTGGGCTTCAATGCAACATACACCTTCTCTGTTTGTCCTGGAGCTTGTGGCGGCCATGGGCGCTGTGATTCCTCTACATCCAAGTGCCACTGTCACCAGGGTTGGGGCGGAGCATCATGTACAGCTCCTCTGTGTTCCCAGGCTTGTTCTTTGAATGGACAATGTGACAAG AAAGGAGAGCGTTGTCAGTGTAACCCTGGCTTCCTTGGCCACAGCTGTCAGCTTGGTCTCCGTGACGATAAGGGGCCGGGACAGTGGTGGCGTGTGAGTGAGGGAAACCCTAACGCACCTCCGAGGACAGGCTCTGCTGGCGCGTACCTGTCCTCTACTGGAGCCATGTATTTGTTTGGAG GATTTGATCTGAACAGAGCTCTTGGTGACTTGATCAAGTACAATTTCACTTCCAACCAATGGGAAAGCAGATCTTATGGTCATTCCCct GTGGCACGTCACTCCCACACTGCTGTACAGTACATGGGTAATATGGTTGTCTTTGGAGGAGAGCTAGCTAATGGATCCCTGGCCAGTGACGTTTGGATGTACCGGCCTGTCCAGGATGATTGGCAACAGCTCGGTTTCTCCCACTCACGCGGTGCTCCCAAACTGGCCAATCATGCTGCAGCGGTCGTTGATACCTATCTCTACATTTTTGGAG GTCGCACTGAGGAGGACATGTTTTCCTCGACTCTGTATCGCTTCGGTTTGCACGGTTCTGGACGATGGGAAACGGTTCAGCCCACCGGTGGGAAACCCCCTGCCTCTGCTGGCCACTCTATGGTGTTCCACAGCCCATCCAGGACTTTGTTGGTCTACGGAGGCCACAGGCCTACTACTGCAAG GTTCAGCGTGCGGGTCAATAACACCGACGTTTTCCACGTGGACAGGCGGTTTTGGACATCCTTCCGTTCCCGTTTTCCAACCACTGGGCCCAGAGAGAGAGCTTTCCACACTGCCACTGTCATTGGAAACTACATGGTGGTCTATG GTGGAAATGTGCATATTCATTACCAGGAAGAGAAATGTTATGATGAGGAAATCTTTTTCTATCATTTGGGCTGCCACCAGTGGGTGTCTTCTGGGGAGAGATGGTCATCCA ATGGTGAAGCTGTGAGGGGGCGGTATTCACATGTTGCAGCGGTGATGGAAGGACGTGTGCTGCTGGTTGCTGGTGGTTACAGCGGTGTTGCCCGGGGAGATCTTGTGGCTTATAAAGTACCGCTGTTTGTTAGTAGTGATCAAGGAGACAGG GATGCTGTTTGTGCTGAGGCGCTTGATGAAAGTATGTGCCTGAAGAACCCAGAGTGCAGCTGGTGTGAAGGCCGCTGTCGAGAGTATCAGCCCACCAATCCG TGTGGCAGCACTGGGTGCTTGGGCCTGGCTCGCTTCCTGTCCGACTGCCAGTCCTGCCTGGTGTTCAGCGGCACGCCGGCGTCTCTTGCGCGAGCCCCCGGAGAATTTGGCTGGTGTGTTCAGAACGAGTCCTGCCTGCCAGTGTCAG AGCGAAGTGCGTGCCGTGTGGACCAGATCTCAGGGGCGTACGGCTGGTGGGGGGAGCGTACCCGTTTCCTAACCTCCCTCCACTCCTGTCGCACCGAGAACTATGTCCCGGGACTGCACCTGCTCACCTTCCAGCACCCCCGCAACGACTCCCAGCCTGACAAG GTATCCATCCTCCGCAGCACCAACATCATTCTTAGCCCCACCACAGAAATGGATGTGGCCCTACAGTTCAAGGGCTTCATCCACCCCCTCTGGGGAGGGCCTCCACCTGCACCTCCTCCCACAGAGACCGTCTTCATATGGGCTCGCATCCAGAGGCTCCACTTTGAGGCCCGAGTGGCATCAGGACCCAACTCCACCCAAATG GAGGTGGTGGGTCGCTGGGCAGCCCAGCAGGAGAAGGAGCTGAAGCTGCTGGTCCGACCAGATGGAGGTAGACTCTTCTCCAACCTGACCAGGGGGAACCATTACCTCGTTCAGGCCGAAGGCTACCTTAACAACTCTGGCTCTGGACAGACGAGTGAGATGGCCCTGATCTGGAACAGAACATTGCCTGGAGGGAGT GAGATTTCCTTCCTGTTCCTGGAGCCGTACCGTTCTGGTTCCTGCGTGGGTTACATGTCCTGCCTGGCCTGCCTGTCTGATCAGTCGTGTGGCTGGTGTCCGTCTCTGTCCCGCTGCCTGTTGCGAGACGGCCCAGACCCGGAATACTGTCCTGAGACAGAAATGGTTGAAGGCAAAGGAGATGGTCAGCGCCATCTGCTGTTGGCACCACAGCACTGCACCCTGTGTGAGGATTACAGAGATTGCTCTGCATGTACTCAG GACCCTTACTGTGAGTGGCAGATTAACTCCAGCAAGAAAGGCGACTTTCAGTGCAGCCGCAGAGGAAGGTTGGAGGGATCCATCCGTGACTCAAACGGGTGCCCTAAAGTCTGCAACCA GAGAAATACATGCAGTGAATGTCTGTCCAACTCCAGTCAGTGTGCATGGTGTGAATCTGCCCAAGCTTGCTTCTACTTTGCTGCCTACCTCACAAAATATCCCTATGGAGAGTGCAGGGACTGGTATGACAG TGTCCATTCGGTTCCTCAGTGTAAGCAGTGTTCAGCTTTAAACACGTGCACAGAGTgcctgaaaacatttcagtgtggCTGGTGTGGTGACTACAACAATCCCACAATTGGAAA GTGTTTGAGGGGAGACTGGGCAGGAATGGATGATCCATCTGTGTATAACTGCAGTGTGGCTGTGGCTGAAGCTCGAGCTGCAAA ccctgaACCTCAAACTTCAGCCCCACCCAGGCCCCTGGAAATGGAAATGGAGATGGAGATCTTAGATGATGAGGAGAAAGATGCAGTCTGGTCTTACCCCACATGTCCTGATGTGGAGGAATGCAGGCTGGGCCTCCACAACTGTCATCCCTTTGCCACGTGTATCAACACTCCCACCTCGTACGAGTGTCACTGTGAGAGAGGATACACCGGCGATGGCACGCTGCACTGCAACCAGAC CTGTTATAATGAATGCCGTGAGGGCCAGTGTAGCGGCAGCCCACGGTTTGAGTGTGAATGTTCTCTGGGCTGGACGTCCGACCCCGCCACGCTGGTTCTGAGTGGCGTTGAATGCGACGTAGACTGTGGCTGCAACTTCCACTCCACCTGTATCACTGCCCCTGGGATCTGTGATGAATGCCAGG ACTGGACTACAGGCCCTCACTGTGAACACTGCCGTCCGGGGAGCTTCGGCTCCGCCCTGGCTGGAGGTGGCGGCTGCGTTCCTTGTGAGTGTAATGGACATGGCGACCCGCTCCAGGGTTACTGTCACAACCTGACAGGCCAGTGCTACTGCACCCACAACACTCAGGGGCCACACTGCGAGTCTTGCCTTCCTGGTTACTATGGAGACCCTAG GAACAACGGCACATGTTACCGTCAGTGCCAGGGCCGCTCCGTCCTGCtgtcctccacctcttcctcaACCATCCCCTTGTCTTCGTCTTTGGGATGGCGGAGTGGCACAGAAGGGAAAGGAGGACTTTCTCACTGTCTTTGGGTCTTATCTGTCACTGAGAAGCTTGGACCTTGCAAGCCCAAACAGCTCTGCCCCCCAGTAGCGCTCACGTTACACCCAGACTCCCACACTTACTGTAAA aaTTCTTACGTTTACGTGTTTGATGGCCTCCCTCGTTTTCTGCCCAATGGAGTCGTGCGTTCTGATCACAACCTTATTGGAGCGTTTTGCGGAACAACAAGGACTCAGCCAATCACAGTCGAGGCCACCTCAG GTGTGATCTCAGTCTACTTTGAAGCCAACGTCTCTTCAAACAAACCTCAAGGCTTCAACGCGTCTTTCTGGGTGCGACGTTGTCAGCAGAGCTCTGATGAGGACGAAGAGGGGTCCGCTGTGTGTGCAGGTGGAGCCCAGTGTCAGGGTGGGCTCTGCCAGTGTCCTCAAGGATATGGGGGGCCGTACTGTGACCGACCCATGTGCCCCCAGGATTGTGGAGCAACAGAAGAAAGAGGAGTTTGTAATATA tCTCTGggagtttgtgtgtgttctgAAAGCTGGGCCGGCTCTGACTGCTCAGTTCTGCGGGACCCCAACAGCTTGATTTGGGAGACTCTGTTGGACACACAACTGACGATG AAACAGGCCCATAGGTTCCTGCACAGGATGGGACATTCTTTGGTAGCTGGACCTCAGGGCAACCTGTGGATGTACGGGGGGCTTTCTCTGTCAGACGGCATTCTTGGAAATGTGTACAG ATATTCTTTGTTGGAGCACCGTTGGACCCAGATGTTGACCAGTTCTGTAGATGAATCGGCGACTCCCAGCGCTCGCTATCATCATGCTGCTGCGCTGCTGAACACTTATGATCTGGACTCTGGAAGCCACGAGGGAGGTCACAGCCTAATGTTAGTGGTCGGCGGTGTCACTCAAAGTGGTGTTGCCATGGATACCTGGAGTCTCAATCTCAGCAGCTTGGTCTGGAGAGAACACAAG AGCTCAGTGCTGCCCCCGGTGGCTGGTCACACTTTAACTGTACGTTGGGAATCCTCGGTTCTCCTGATCGGAGGCTACTCTCCTGAAAACGGTTTCAACCATCATCTGTTGGAGTTCAACCCTGATTCAGGGAACTGGACAATTGTCCCCCACACCGGAACGCCACCTACAG GTTTATATGGCCACTCAGCTGTGTATCATGAGCAGACTGATGCTATCTACGTGTTTGGAGGCTATCGCTTTCATGTGGAGACAGTGGAGCCGTCAGGCGAGCTCTACAGCCTGTATTATCCCAACCTGACCTGGTCTCTCCTGGTTCCCTCACAGGGGAAAAAG CCCCTGTCCCGTTTTTTCCACGCTGCTGCTCTGATCAAAGACACTATGGTGATTGTAGGTGGGAGGACAGAAGCAGAAGACTACAGTAACTCTGTGTCTCTGTACCAGATCAACTGCAACACCTGGATACATCCTG TTTCAGCTGTAGGAGACCCAGTCAATCGCTCTGTGTCTCTTGCGATGACAACCTGGGGCGGTCGTCTTTTCCTATCCGGTGGCTTTAATGGTGTCACACTGGGTAGACTCCTAACTCTGACTGTGCCCTCTGACCCCTGTGCCCTCCTGCCCACACCAGAGGCCTGCAACACCACCACAGGCAGCTGTGTGTGGTGTAGGGGTACCTGCACTTCTTCTGATGCTGCCGAGAG AATTGGCTGCCTGTTGGGACATTCCACCTGCTCCCCGACTCCTCGTCAGCCAGATCAGTGCCGCAGACTTAAGACCTGTAGCGAATGCCTTGCTCGGCATCCCAAGACGTTTTCCAGTCCGCCTCAG tctGCTTTACAGTGTAAGTGGTGCACAAACTGTCCAGAAGGGGCTTGCATCAGTAGCTCTGTCAGCTGTACATCGGAACATGACTGTCGCATCAACCAGAGAGAGATTTTCTTGTCCAGCAACTGCACTGAGACCAGCTGCGAGGCTTCAGACTGCCCCAAGTGTACGGCTTCTGGAAAATGCATGTGGACTCGCCAGTTCAAACGCACAG GCGAAACAAGACGAATCCTAAGTGTGAACCCCACTTACGACTGGACGTGTTTCAGCTATGCGCTGCTCAACGTCTCCCCCATGCAGGTGGAGTCGTCTCCGCCTCTCCCATGCCCTCCTCCATGTCACACTCTGCATAACTGCAGCCTCTGTCTGGGCTCTAGGGGCTCTGATGGGGGCTGGCAGCACTGTGTGTGGAGTATGGCTCTGCAGCAG TGCATGAGTCCATCTTTTGTGCCTCTTCGTTGTGAAGCGGGCCAGTGTGGCCGGCTTCTCTCTGGGGGAGACTCCTGCTCTCCAAAGTGCTCCCAGCTCacccagtgctcccagtgcaTCGCCAGGCCTCAATGTGGCTGGTGTGCTTCTGGGGGAGGCAATGGAGCTGGGCGCTGCTTACAGGGAGGAGTTGATG GTGTGAGTGAGGGCTTTTGCCCTGTGAGAAACAGCACTTGGTCTTTCCTGCATTGTCCAGAGGAGGATGAGTGTGCCAACGGTCATCACCATTGCAACAGCACTCAGGACTGCCATGACTTACCTGAGGGCTACCACTGCACATGCAAGCAGGGTTACATACTTAATGG tgtttctggtCAGTGTGAGCCGGTGTGCGCACAGGGCTGCGTTAACGGGACCTGCGTGTCCCCGGGCATTTGCCAGTGCCACTTTGGCTTTGTTGGAGATAACTGTTCTTCTGAGTGCAAATGCAACAAGCACAGCAACTGCACCAGTGTTGACAAACCCGATGTTTGTCTGGAGTGTCACAATAACACCCAA GGTATTCACTGCGAGAAATGCAAGCCTCTGTTTGTAGGCTCTGCAGTAGATGGCGGCAGCTGTCGTCCATGTCGGGACTTTTGCCGGGGAAACGGCATGGTATGTCTGTCCCGGGATGAATATAATAAGGCCATTGAGAACCCTCATCACTTCCCTGTAGACGCCATTGAG AAATGGGTGACTGAAGGTCCCACAGAAAATACTGCGGTGTGTGTGAATTGCCAAAACAACAGTGTTGGGGACAAGTGTGAGGGCTGCCGTCGTGGCTACTTCTTACTGAATGGGAAGTGTGAAAA atgtCAGTGTAATGGCCATGCCGACACATGTGAGCCCGATGGCAGCGGTTGCCCATGCCAAAACAACACAGAGACCTCGTCCTGCCTGAGCAGCCCTCAGAATGATCGAAAAGACTGTTACAGGCAACAA TGTGCCAAATGCAAAGACTCCTTCAACGGGAACCCAGTGAACGGGCGCCAGTGCTACCGTCAGTTTAATGTGGACTCAGAGTTCTGCTTTGACCCCACGTCCCAAACAAACTGCTTCCATGACCCCACCATTCGCAACCTGCCCAAGGATCGCACCGTGTTCTTTGCTGCTCAGCCAAAGTTTACAAATGTGGACATCCGGGTCACCATTGATGTTACATTTGGAGAAGTGGAGGTTTATGTCTCCAACTCGCACGACACCTTTATAGTGGACGTGGACCGTTACACGGGGATTCACACTATTAAGATAGAGGACGAATCAGCAAGTCGAGGGACAGCTGCAGGGGCAGATAAGGATTCTCCTCCGTCCCCTATAAAAGTGTTCGCCAACGCCTCGTCCAACCTGGGAGGTCCCGTGCTCTCCCACAATCCCCTGCAGCTGCAAGCCAAACCACCGGGAGTAGAGAGAGAGATCAGAGAGGAGCGAGCCGAGGGACTCATCTCCTACATCACCGTGTGGAAGCCTCAGACGGTGCTGATCGTCCGAGGAGTTCGGGACCGCGTGGTCATCACCTTCCCCCATGAGGTGCACTCCCTGAAATCCAGCCGCTTTTACATCGCTCTCAGAGGTGTGGGAACGGATGATAGACAGGGCGAGTCCCAGGGGCTGCTGTTTGTGCGACAGGACCAGGCTCACATAGACCTCTTCGTCTTCTTCTCCGtcttcttctcctgcttttttctctttctgtctgtgtgcGTCCTGCTGTGGAAGGTCAAGCAGTTCCTGGACTTCCGTCGGGAGCAGCGTCGCCACATTCAGGAGATGACCAAAATGGCTTCCAGACCCTTCGCTAAACTCACCATTTACCTTGAACCGGAGGAGCCTCAGCTCATCTACCTACCTACAGCTGGTGGCGGGGTGGGGGGCAGCACCGTATCGATCGCTCACGCCCGCACGGGCAAGTTAAGCGGCGTGGTGGTGGGTCAGAGAGGCAGAGCGGGACCGGTCTATAAACACGACCCAGGCTCTGGACCCACAgcacaccaccaccaccaccaccatcacctCACCTTGAGTGGGGGAGGCAACAGCGGACAGCATCTACCACTGCACTACTTAAACACCCATCATTACGCCAGCACCACCGCAGGCACCCAGTCCTCCCATCATCACCATCCATCCACATACTCTGGCTACCAGCAGTTCTGCCGCTCTGACCCTTTCCTATCACAGCTCATGGGCTTCTCCTACTCCTCCTTCAAGGTGGGGCCCATAACCCTAGAGCCCACAGAGGACGGCATGGCCGGGGTAGCCACCGTCCTTTTCCAGCTGCCTGGCGGTGTCTTGGCACCAAATCGTGCCTGTTTGGGCTCTGCACTGGTTACCCTGCGCCAGAATCTGCAGGAATACTGCGGCCACGGCAGTGGAGGCGGCCACCCGGGGGCGGGCGCGGGCCGCAAGGGTCTGCATCAGCACCTGACCACCATGGCAATGTAG